Part of the Garra rufa chromosome 8, GarRuf1.0, whole genome shotgun sequence genome, aaggccaaaaagtcaactaagttaatatgtatttattttcaatatatttgtttataattatttcacagatgcttatagactattaaaataatatttaaaaatgcttgtagaccataaaacatggtaactatttaaaatagggtccaatacctacaaaaaagcctcttggagcaaaatttgacacccaacaggaagtcggttattttaaattttctcagcaaattttgtcatttttgccattttcaggcctcgtacttgaacgaactcctcctagagatttatccggattaacgccaaatttgctgagtgtaatctaaagcactttgtgacgttaaattgcaaagatctagagttttcattggagggcgtgtccatagcggtctcgcaaatttcgatgtttcgccatgaaaaaggaagtttctataactcaggcatacaatgtccgatctgtcccaaacttcacatgtgtgataacactcctgacctgaagacatctacattcccatattcagttatagtcatagcgccacctgctggcaacaggaagtgtcatgctgtactctacaacaaactcctccaagagatttatacagatcaacactaaaatcggtcagtctaataaaaaggctttagtgatgttaaattgcgaagatcttgagttttcgttgaagggcgtgtccgtggtggcctgacaaagtttgatgtttggtcatggacatagaagttgttataactcagccataaaatgtccaatctgcctcaaacttcacatgtttgataagagtcctggcctgaagacatcttaaggccaatattcagatattatcatagcgccacctattgacagcaggatatatcatatcttgcactaacttaaacataccaaggtcaatctgcaccagacttcatatgtttgatgaaagtgctggcctgaacacatctacatgtcaataatcagttacaggcatagcgccaccagctggcagcaggaggtttggcacatttaagtgactttgatctatttttcctacatttactgttttaaaagcataatgcccaccgtttgctgttttcctaaagccaccggtcggcggtgagcccgggtgcgagggcccgttcatcgctgcttgcagctttaattattattattattattattattattttggatgGATTTGGACAAAAATCAGGCTTGTGTATTTATGACATAATTTGctactttcttttttcagaaatggaattaactttaattaaaattatttgtgTGGTCTAgcctatttaattatattaaatatattaattatatattataattgtgtttttcctgttttattcattgCATATAAAACTGACTTTATCTAGCCTACGCTACATAATTTAGATCAATCAATACTCAGAAAcaagggagagaaaaaaaaatgctctCTTATTTTGTGCACTTAGGCGCCGACCCTGTATTGGATCCATGCATTTGGTCCATGTGCTACCCTGTCAGATTTTGCTACCTCCCTTTCAAACAGATGATAGCTTAATTTGACAGCGAAAATGCTACTTATCAGATTTTGCTTTCAGCATGATATTAATGTGGTGTGAGGCATTAACGcgtacacctaccccaaccctaaacctaaccttgTATGAAAAATACAGTGTTGGTAGCATAATCTGATCTAGCTGAGCCCTATTATTAATGCAGTTTCATAGATTTAGGAATTAGTAACTAGAGGGGCAAATATATTTTCACATAGGTCTGGTTGGtattagattattattttttattattatttatagccTTTGTGCATGTCATGAATATTTTGTGTAAAGTTCCAGAAATATCTACCATAGAGATATTTTTACACCCAAACTATACATTGCTTAGAACTTACCACTTTCATTATTAACCATACCTTCTGCTACTTCACTTATGCCTATTTCTTCATTGTTCTCGGCATTACGACTGTTTATGAGGGACTGTTTAACATCTTCATCTttaaaatcaaaaaataaaagtttgtggttAATTCATGTAAAGACAGACAGCTGCCCTTGCTGTCTGTGTGTTACTGTGTAAAACCTTTCAATCAACTTCATGCTGCTAATCAAGTTCTTTAAGTGTTGATTTAATTGAACAGAAGTGTCAGTTTAAATGAATGCAGTTTCATAGATTTGTGAATTATTACCTACATGGGAAAACACATTTTCACACAAGCACAGTTGGTATTTAAAAGCTGTTTTGCAAAACATCCCTTGTGCAAGTCATGCATATTTAGTTTAAAGTTCCAGACTGATCAATTTTAATCTAAAACTGCACAATCTTGCTTACAACTTTGTACTTACTAAATTCACAATCAAACTTACTTTCTTCTTCTTCATCGTTTTCAGACTCAACTCCCTCTTCATTCGCATTCAGTTTTCCATTGTTCACTGAAACATGATCGGCCTGACTAACACCTTCaccaaagaaaaagaaaaaagaatgagACCAGCTTCATAGTtaatacacacaaaaacacagcaGCTCTCCTTGGTAATGACAAATAATTGATCatagattttattttgtatatttattgaataacataattgagattcattttttttaagtgaacaAACGTTATCTAGTCACATAAAAAAGTTGTGTATGAGTAAATAATCTAAAAGTGGAAGCCATTGTTTGCATATGATAAATGGCAGTGTTTTCATTACTTTGATGGTTTTCAAAGGTTGTcacaaagtttttatttattctgaTGTGTCTAAGTTTTAAGCTTGGCAGAGCTTGATTTTTATTAAATGGACACCACTGACTGTAGGGTAAAATTTAGAGCATAGAAAACcatcaacaaataaaaatggCATACCAGATCTGCACCGGTATCAACACTCAGATTCAAAATTCAAAAGTTGTGAAAATAAACATAcatactttttaaatgtatttgctCTTCCATCTCTGGTAATTTACTCATCAAATTGTTTTGTGTGCCATCTTTAGCTAAACAACACCAACAGAAGaaaatttataatgcattacatttgTATCACATCAATTAAGATGCAAATCAAAGAGCACAAAATAAACACTCACATAGATCTCCAGATCTCCCTGcaattggggggaaaaaaaatccattattatTGCACATAAGGAAAACTGAAAGCCATATCATATACATATTTTGAGATCATGAACACCTATATGTCTTAccattgtttctttttttgtaaatgaCATAAATGGCAACAGCCACTGCGATCAAGATAATAGCACCGATGATGAATAATAGAACTGACAGATTTATATTCTCATTTTCTGTTATATTCTCTGGATGTGGTATATCTAATTGCAAGAACataacaataaataatcataacccAGCTTTATTATGAACACTGTACTTTAGCAGATATTGTAATGTGCATCAAGTAGACCTGTGGGGCAGTCCTTCAAAGCAAAGCTGGTCTTCTTTTGGCTAACTTCATTTTTCACAGTGCAAGTAAAGACTGAATCAGGCTCTTCCCCATTGCTGATAGGAAGCTCTTGCCCGGAGTGTTGGACCAAATGTGATCCAGTCCATTCATAGGATGCTTTAATCTGAGATGACACTGAACAAAACAGTGTTTTTGATTTTGTAATCTTGTTCAGTGTACATGTCACATTAGGCTCCTGCACAGCATCTGAGGGGAACATGGAGAAAATTAGATTTGTAGATACTATGTAAGtggtaaatactttttttattacaatattctgAGCTAAATCTCATGGTTTCAAAATGcggaaatgtttaaaaatatacttACTAGAAAACTTGCGTAGTTTAAGATTTTTGCAACTTAAGTAAATTTTTAAGCTTAATTTTAATTCGATTAAATTATGATTTTCCATTTGAGTCACATCCATTTCCAGTTACTAACACCTTTTTCCTTGCATGGTAGGCTATAAATAAATGACTTCTTAGAAAGTCTATGAATGCTATGTGCATTCCACACAATAATCCAtctattacatttacaaacaGAAACTATGGGACTGGGAGCGTCTTTGCTTGAAAAACCGGCACAGTTGGTAGAATATGCTTGGGGAATTTCTTGGTCATCCAGCTTCACCAGTTTTCCCACCAGACCAACATTAAATTAGTACTAGCCTACACTATCGTGTCTTGTTTTATTCCCTTAGTTTATACTTTTATTTGCATTAAGTCACTTACCAATAACTTGAACTTCATTTTGAGAATTGTGCTGCCTTCCATCGATCTGTATTACAGACCTATAAATACCATTGTCCTGTCTGGTCATTTGATGAACAGTGAGCTTCCCAGTAGTAAATTCAATACTTGATCTTCTTTTGAATTGACCATACTCATGAAATTCAGTAAAATCACATTCAGCCAGCTTATTTCCATTGAATGTCCACAAAATCTCTTCAGGTTCTACTTGTATATGTGGATCTAAAGTCACATTCTTCCCATTCTCAACATAAATTACAGCAGTTTCGGCACCTGAATAACATTTATAATGGGAAAAATCAGGGTTCAGTCTAAAACATACTCATCTAAAACATCTAAAAGTAAACAACAATATTTCTTAAAACGAAAATGAAAACTCCAATACAACAGTGTTTTAGATAGTTTCCTAACAGTCCTAAATAAATCATTCTTGGCTGCTACTTAAGCTTTAATTGTCTTTAACATTAGTTCaacaaagaaattgttttgtgGATACAGTCTAATTCATTATTTGCTTAACCTGGTCATGTTTTGAAGCGCTAGAGGAAGCACTTGTTATCCAAACCATTATGAATAGAACAGCTTCACGAAAAGAACTCCAGTTAACAActcaaatgtaataatatttacaatagtACGCTATTTTCAGTTATAAACACAATTACTTACTGTATGCTGATAATATTACGCAGACGAAAAGATTAAATAGTTCTCCGAACGTTCTCATTTTCTTTCACTTCCGCATTTCTCTCAGCTGTTCCAGGTAAACCGGTTCGTCCACATGAAAGGTAATCTGTAGTGAGATGTAGTCAGGATGcgcatttgaatgagtctgaaaCTATTTAAAACACGAATGGGTAGTTTATATGTAGACGGCCCTGTGACAATTGTATCTCTGAATGGACTATCGTAAGCTGCCACACCCGAACCTCATCAAAGGAAAAcgtttttattaacatttaaatgatGATCTGTTGATCCAGTCATGCTAAGCTCCGCCTCGTGTTTACACCTggtaaatggatagttcact contains:
- the LOC141341147 gene encoding uncharacterized protein encodes the protein MRTFGELFNLFVCVILSAYSAETAVIYVENGKNVTLDPHIQVEPEEILWTFNGNKLAECDFTEFHEYGQFKRRSSIEFTTGKLTVHQMTRQDNGIYRSVIQIDGRQHNSQNEVQVIDAVQEPNVTCTLNKITKSKTLFCSVSSQIKASYEWTGSHLVQHSGQELPISNGEEPDSVFTCTVKNEVSQKKTSFALKDCPTDIPHPENITENENINLSVLLFIIGAIILIAVAVAIYVIYKKRNNGRSGDLSKDGTQNNLMSKLPEMEEQIHLKSVSQADHVSVNNGKLNANEEGVESENDEEEENEDVKQSLINSRNAENNEEIGISEVAEDVTQFLKKSPNAENNAKPDIGEDVDESEKNEETGRIINNESENDSEQRNSYIENGENKEKETTDAEIMSNKRDSNGSSKAETSDQRSKSGEDPHNYEDDD